From Gloeocapsa sp. PCC 73106, one genomic window encodes:
- a CDS encoding amino acid ABC transporter permease codes for MNWLKTNLFSTWYNTLLTIISLLFIYWLGSNLLIWMFTQAQWSVLQANFRLFFVGRYPVELLGRIWLALGVIIGVAGFSGGIFQIKLKNLILLGVICLLLVPLNSVKVLGLLVLLVISVKLGQILSKIIPNLTLGLPLIYLLSFSLIVWLLVGGFGLKPVKLESISGLILTILIASVSIFLSFPFGILLALGRQSNLPVIRYLSIGYIEIIRGLPLIGILFMAQVMLPLILPANTRPNPVLRAIAGFTIFSSAYLAENVRGGLQSIPKGQIEAAKALGFNSPLRLALIILPQALRAVIPSIVGQFISLFKDTSLLSIVGLVDLLGISQSILANPKFIGRYAEVYLFIAFIYFVFCYSMSLVSRQLETKQ; via the coding sequence ATGAATTGGCTTAAAACAAATCTTTTCAGTACCTGGTATAATACCCTACTAACTATAATTAGCTTACTATTTATTTATTGGCTGGGTTCAAACTTATTAATCTGGATGTTTACTCAAGCCCAATGGTCTGTATTGCAAGCTAATTTTAGACTATTTTTTGTGGGTCGTTATCCAGTAGAATTATTAGGAAGAATTTGGCTAGCTTTAGGGGTAATTATCGGTGTAGCAGGCTTTTCTGGGGGTATTTTTCAGATTAAGCTCAAAAATTTAATACTTTTAGGGGTTATTTGTCTTTTGTTAGTACCTCTTAATAGTGTTAAAGTTCTTGGTCTATTAGTTCTATTAGTAATTAGTGTTAAACTGGGACAAATTCTGAGTAAAATTATTCCCAATTTAACCTTAGGGTTACCCCTTATTTACTTACTTAGCTTTTCTTTGATAGTTTGGTTGTTAGTGGGAGGATTTGGGTTAAAACCAGTTAAATTAGAGAGTATCAGTGGCTTAATTTTAACTATTTTAATCGCCTCGGTTAGTATCTTTCTTTCATTTCCTTTTGGTATTTTATTGGCTTTAGGAAGACAAAGCAATTTACCAGTAATTCGCTATCTATCTATAGGTTATATTGAAATAATTAGGGGTTTACCGTTGATTGGTATATTGTTTATGGCACAAGTAATGCTACCTTTGATTTTGCCAGCAAATACTAGACCAAACCCAGTCTTGAGAGCGATCGCCGGTTTTACTATCTTCAGTTCGGCTTATTTGGCAGAAAATGTCCGGGGTGGGTTACAATCAATTCCTAAGGGACAAATAGAAGCAGCTAAAGCTTTAGGTTTCAACTCCCCTCTGCGGTTAGCTTTGATAATTTTACCCCAAGCGTTAAGAGCAGTCATACCAAGTATTGTCGGTCAATTTATCAGCTTATTTAAAGATACCTCTTTGTTATCTATCGTTGGGTTAGTAGATTTATTGGGTATTTCTCAATCCATCCTCGCTAACCCTAAATTTATTGGTCGCTACGCCGAGGTTTATTTATTTATTGCCTTTATTTATTTTGTCTTTTGTTATTCAATGTCTTTAGTAAGTCGTCAACTGGAAACTAAACAATGA
- a CDS encoding amino acid ABC transporter permease yields the protein MNREKIFFWRDERVLAISLQIVVLAGVAIVLTIFGRNLVNNFQQLGLKFGFDFLTNNASFDIADHMIDYEPTDNYYRALLVGLLNSLRVMIIGIILATLLGVIIGISKISANWLLRQIATVYIELFRNTPLLLQLFFWYFAVFLKLPKVNKAIVLPGPIFLSNRGLYIPWPLPTMQTGIALTLIIFSLILAIIIWRKQRELGNFLSLLGVICILSLIIGLDWQHPQFNSDSNSIKDGLNLSPEFATILLGLTFYTAAFIAEVVRAGIQSVNKGQWEAAKALGLKPGLVMRLVIFPQSLRLMIPPLTSEFLNLAKNSSLAIAIGYFDIYLIANTIANQTGRSLEMLLIVMGTYLIINLIIASLMNWFNRLVQIIT from the coding sequence ATGAATAGAGAAAAAATCTTTTTTTGGCGCGATGAAAGAGTTTTAGCTATATCACTACAAATAGTAGTATTAGCTGGGGTTGCGATTGTGTTGACTATTTTTGGCAGAAATTTAGTTAACAATTTTCAGCAACTCGGTTTAAAGTTTGGTTTTGATTTCCTAACTAACAATGCTTCTTTTGACATCGCCGATCACATGATTGACTATGAACCTACTGATAATTATTATCGCGCTCTTTTAGTAGGTTTACTCAATTCTCTCAGGGTAATGATCATAGGCATTATTTTAGCTACCTTATTAGGAGTAATCATCGGGATTAGTAAAATATCGGCAAATTGGTTATTGCGACAAATCGCAACAGTATATATAGAACTATTTCGTAATACGCCATTGTTGTTACAGTTATTTTTTTGGTACTTTGCTGTTTTCCTCAAACTTCCTAAAGTTAATAAAGCTATTGTTTTACCCGGTCCTATTTTTTTGAGTAATCGAGGGTTATATATTCCTTGGCCTTTACCTACTATGCAAACAGGAATAGCCTTAACTTTAATTATTTTTAGTCTAATTTTAGCTATTATAATTTGGCGTAAACAGAGAGAACTTGGCAATTTTCTCTCTCTATTAGGGGTAATCTGTATTTTATCTTTAATAATAGGATTAGATTGGCAACATCCCCAATTTAATAGCGATAGCAACTCAATTAAAGATGGTTTAAATCTTTCTCCTGAGTTTGCTACTATCTTACTGGGGTTAACTTTTTATACCGCCGCTTTTATTGCTGAAGTAGTCAGGGCTGGTATTCAGTCAGTCAATAAGGGACAATGGGAAGCTGCTAAAGCTTTGGGGTTGAAACCTGGTTTAGTGATGCGTTTGGTGATTTTTCCCCAATCTTTGCGACTAATGATTCCTCCTCTAACGAGTGAGTTTCTCAATTTAGCTAAAAATAGTAGCTTAGCGATCGCTATAGGCTATTTTGACATTTATCTCATTGCTAATACTATTGCCAATCAAACCGGTCGTTCTCTAGAAATGCTATTAATTGTCATGGGAACTTATTTAATTATTAATTTAATTATTGCTAGTTTGATGAATTGGTTCAATCGCCTTGTACAAATTATTACTTAA
- a CDS encoding amino acid ABC transporter substrate-binding protein: MFKNYRVFLFIIAMTLVPLVDRQQISNRAISIANANTTISSSQSKANGGETRLDIVKNRGTLICGVNGQLPGFSFVDENGEYSGMDVDICRAIAAALFDDPSKVEFRNLSSQERFTAVQTGEVDVLSRNTTLTINRDTTVGLEFAPVVFYDGQGMMVTKDLGISDLQGLAGKTICVKSGTTTELNLADQMRKLGVEYQSVVIEDDDALYAAYAEGRCEGVTSDRSQLTVRKAILPNPEEHIILNVVMSKEPLAPAVANGDSAWSDTVKWIVYALMQAEEFGITAANVSTFATTEDPNIKRFLGAEGTLGQDMGLPNDFALRAIKHVGNYGEIYDRNIGKPFGLERGLNALWTDGGLMYPPPFR; the protein is encoded by the coding sequence ATGTTTAAAAATTATCGCGTTTTTCTCTTCATAATCGCCATGACTCTGGTGCCTTTAGTCGATCGCCAACAGATCTCTAACCGGGCGATTTCAATTGCCAATGCAAATACAACAATCTCTAGTAGTCAATCCAAAGCTAATGGCGGGGAAACAAGGTTAGACATCGTTAAAAATCGCGGCACGTTAATCTGTGGAGTGAATGGTCAATTACCCGGGTTTAGCTTTGTGGATGAAAATGGTGAATACTCTGGGATGGATGTAGATATCTGTCGCGCGATCGCAGCGGCTTTATTTGATGACCCATCAAAGGTCGAGTTTCGCAATTTGAGTTCCCAAGAACGCTTTACCGCTGTCCAAACAGGCGAAGTAGATGTACTCAGTCGCAACACTACATTGACTATCAATAGAGATACCACAGTGGGCCTGGAATTTGCACCAGTCGTTTTTTATGATGGTCAGGGAATGATGGTCACTAAAGACCTTGGAATTAGTGATTTACAAGGCTTAGCAGGAAAGACTATCTGTGTTAAATCGGGAACTACTACGGAACTGAATTTAGCCGACCAAATGAGAAAATTAGGGGTCGAGTATCAAAGCGTAGTAATTGAGGATGATGACGCACTATACGCCGCTTACGCCGAAGGAAGATGCGAAGGAGTTACCTCCGATCGCTCTCAGTTAACCGTACGTAAGGCGATTCTACCTAACCCTGAGGAACATATTATCCTGAATGTAGTTATGTCTAAAGAACCCTTAGCGCCTGCAGTAGCTAATGGAGACTCGGCTTGGTCAGATACGGTAAAATGGATCGTCTATGCTTTGATGCAAGCAGAAGAATTTGGTATCACTGCAGCTAATGTCAGCACCTTTGCTACTACCGAAGATCCCAATATTAAGCGTTTTTTGGGCGCAGAAGGTACCCTCGGTCAAGATATGGGGTTACCTAATGATTTTGCTTTGCGTGCGATTAAACACGTAGGAAACTATGGAGAAATTTACGATCGCAATATCGGTAAACCCTTTGGTTTAGAAAGAGGTCTAAACGCACTCTGGACCGATGGCGGATTGATGTATCCACCTCCCTTCCGTTAA
- a CDS encoding THxN family PEP-CTERM protein, which yields MSYRNFYATKKINCTTAFLVLSFSLLPTVARAATVTTSGIWSDATPVPTLEGLNTNQIRWGTPVSGAGKSGYIFEGINSVPVSEDGSLFLISNFTHQNFTISGGSIDFANLQLTLNFQNGETLNTNFNFVFNHNETDNNGPCSATPGFDPPCPDVVSVPEPRSLEEIEIGGETYNLIFEGFRRDGELVEEFITFEDEDNLNSAQLFASLQLSEPEPEPEPEPIPEPLTILGTGFVLASLPVLKKAQKKNNN from the coding sequence ATGAGCTACAGAAATTTTTATGCTACAAAAAAAATCAACTGTACGACTGCGTTTCTAGTATTGAGCTTCTCACTCCTACCGACCGTTGCTCGAGCCGCGACCGTTACTACTTCCGGAATTTGGTCTGATGCGACACCTGTACCCACTCTAGAGGGACTCAATACCAATCAGATCAGATGGGGTACTCCTGTGTCAGGTGCAGGTAAAAGTGGTTATATCTTTGAGGGCATCAACTCTGTTCCTGTGAGTGAAGATGGAAGCTTATTTCTCATAAGCAATTTTACTCACCAAAATTTTACTATTAGCGGTGGCAGCATTGATTTTGCTAATTTGCAACTCACTCTAAATTTTCAAAATGGTGAGACTCTCAACACTAATTTTAACTTTGTATTCAATCATAACGAAACTGATAATAACGGTCCCTGTTCTGCTACTCCCGGTTTTGACCCTCCCTGTCCCGATGTAGTATCAGTTCCCGAACCACGTTCATTAGAGGAAATAGAAATTGGGGGAGAGACTTATAACCTGATTTTTGAAGGATTTCGCCGCGATGGTGAACTGGTCGAAGAGTTTATTACTTTTGAAGATGAGGATAATCTTAATAGCGCGCAGTTATTTGCGAGTCTTCAACTCAGTGAACCCGAACCCGAACCCGAGCCTGAACCGATTCCCGAACCCCTAACTATTTTGGGTACAGGATTTGTCTTAGCTTCTCTTCCTGTTTTGAAAAAAGCACAAAAAAAGAACAATAATTAG
- a CDS encoding UPF0175 family protein, translating to MNISIDLPDEVFSAFRCTPNDFAKKMRLASASFWYQRGEISQEKASQIAGLNRKEFLEYLAKEKIDVFQVDFDDLKQELSND from the coding sequence ATGAATATATCAATAGACTTACCTGATGAAGTTTTTTCTGCCTTTCGTTGTACTCCAAATGATTTTGCTAAAAAAATGCGTCTAGCTTCTGCTTCTTTCTGGTATCAACGAGGAGAAATTTCTCAAGAAAAAGCATCTCAAATAGCAGGTTTAAATCGTAAGGAATTTTTAGAATATTTAGCAAAAGAAAAGATTGATGTCTTTCAAGTTGATTTTGACGACTTAAAACAAGAGTTAAGTAATGACTAA
- a CDS encoding DUF3368 domain-containing protein produces the protein MTNFPVINTSPLIFLTKGGYLKLLKVLNEVIIVPKAVADEIMAYGEEDITYQQLKQNSWLQITPIENIPSIIQNWDLGQGESEVLAYSYLNQRPECIIDDLAGRRCAIALKIPVRGTLGIVLLAKQKGEISKAKPIIQELRKTGMYLSDAVISKALSLVGE, from the coding sequence ATGACTAATTTTCCTGTCATTAATACCTCCCCTTTAATATTTTTAACTAAAGGAGGTTATTTAAAATTATTAAAAGTCTTAAATGAAGTTATTATTGTGCCAAAAGCCGTAGCTGATGAAATCATGGCTTATGGAGAGGAGGATATTACATATCAACAGCTTAAACAAAATTCTTGGCTACAAATCACTCCAATAGAAAATATCCCTTCCATAATTCAAAACTGGGATTTAGGACAAGGAGAGTCTGAGGTTTTAGCATATTCTTACTTAAATCAAAGACCAGAATGTATTATAGACGACTTAGCAGGTCGTCGCTGTGCAATCGCTCTAAAGATTCCAGTTCGTGGAACGTTAGGTATTGTATTACTGGCTAAACAAAAAGGTGAAATATCAAAAGCAAAGCCTATTATTCAAGAATTACGTAAAACTGGTATGTACCTATCTGATGCTGTGATTAGCAAAGCTTTAAGTCTTGTTGGAGAGTAA
- a CDS encoding calcium-binding protein: MNGDGRNDLIVGAIYADPPSPDRDDAGETYVVYGRPTYTSGTIAAISLNGTNGFIARGINDDDESGESVSAGDFNGDGKDDLLIGAPYAAGDNGEVYVLYGQSVDGGGGGGGGGGGGTPGVSINGTFGPNNLTGGAGNDTIDGLGGNDTLTGAAGNDRLFGKLGSDRLNGGTGSDTMSGGAGSDFFVYSGPTEGIDTITDFSVAQDDFAVSGAGFGVGAVTGANFVVGAGAPGAVPGFSYNSGTGGLFFWSAGPVSTQLATLSPGLALTSSNFVVTA, from the coding sequence ATCAATGGTGATGGTCGCAATGACCTGATTGTGGGCGCTATTTATGCTGATCCCCCAAGCCCCGACAGAGATGATGCAGGGGAAACTTATGTAGTCTATGGTCGCCCCACCTACACTAGTGGCACTATAGCTGCGATCAGCTTAAATGGTACCAATGGTTTCATCGCCAGAGGGATTAATGATGATGACGAGTCAGGTGAGAGCGTGAGTGCTGGCGATTTCAACGGCGATGGCAAAGATGACTTGTTAATTGGAGCTCCTTATGCTGCTGGTGACAATGGGGAAGTTTATGTACTTTATGGTCAGTCAGTAGATGGAGGCGGCGGCGGCGGCGGCGGCGGCGGCGGCGGCACCCCCGGCGTAAGTATCAACGGTACCTTCGGACCTAATAACTTGACTGGTGGTGCTGGTAACGATACCATTGATGGCCTGGGGGGTAACGATACTCTCACTGGTGCCGCGGGTAATGATAGATTATTCGGTAAACTTGGTAGCGACAGATTGAATGGTGGTACTGGTAGCGATACTATGAGTGGCGGTGCTGGTTCTGACTTCTTTGTGTACAGTGGCCCCACAGAAGGAATTGACACCATTACCGATTTCAGTGTAGCTCAAGATGATTTTGCGGTCTCCGGTGCTGGCTTTGGCGTGGGTGCTGTCACTGGCGCTAACTTTGTTGTAGGCGCAGGTGCACCTGGTGCTGTCCCTGGATTTAGTTACAACTCGGGTACAGGCGGTTTATTCTTCTGGTCCGCAGGTCCTGTTTCTACTCAATTAGCTACGTTGAGTCCTGGCTTAGCTCTTACCAGTAGCAATTTTGTAGTAACTGCATAA
- a CDS encoding integrin alpha produces the protein MAIASPFELANIDGTNGTVLQGVSASETFGYDLSSIGDINNDGRDDFVIGDDVNNRAYVIFGNANGIPNNLNINALGPNGYRIIGPVGGDLGKW, from the coding sequence ATGGCGATCGCTTCACCATTTGAACTAGCGAATATAGACGGTACTAACGGTACCGTGTTACAGGGTGTTTCTGCCTCCGAGACCTTTGGCTATGACCTCTCCAGCATAGGAGATATTAACAACGATGGTCGTGATGATTTTGTAATTGGGGATGACGTTAATAACAGAGCCTATGTAATTTTTGGCAATGCAAATGGCATACCCAACAATTTAAACATCAATGCTCTTGGTCCTAACGGTTATCGTATTATTGGTCCCGTTGGTGGCGATTTAGGCAAATGGTGA
- the bioF gene encoding 8-amino-7-oxononanoate synthase — protein MSSNPYAWLETSLDTIRKANWYRSVNPIEGKAGAIVETKGDRLVNFASNNYLGLAGDNRLIQAAQTATEAYGTGSTGSRLLTGHLPLHRELEQMIAALKSTEDALVFSSGYLANLGAITALVGQRDLILGDEYNHSSLKQGAKLSQAQTIEYTHNCVEELEDHLRGERHKYRRCLISTDAIFSMDGDICQLPQLIALAEAYDAMLLLDEAHATGVMGKNGAGCVEYFNCTKKPLIQVGTLSKALGSLGGYVAGSRMLIDFLRNRASTWIYTTGLSPADTGAALAGVKISQSEPERRTALWQNVAYLRSKLQEYPLKLLPSQSPIICLSCSKPQQALDLAAKLRQGGILAPAIRPPTVPSSRVRLSVMATHTREHLERLLKYLYH, from the coding sequence ATGTCTAGTAATCCTTACGCTTGGCTCGAGACTTCTCTTGACACCATTCGCAAAGCCAACTGGTATCGTTCCGTTAACCCTATTGAGGGTAAAGCAGGAGCTATAGTTGAAACTAAGGGCGATCGCCTAGTTAATTTTGCTAGTAACAATTATCTAGGCTTGGCTGGGGACAATAGACTAATTCAGGCTGCGCAAACGGCAACCGAAGCCTATGGTACAGGTAGTACTGGTTCTCGTCTTTTGACCGGACATCTTCCCCTTCATCGCGAGCTAGAGCAAATGATAGCCGCGCTGAAAAGTACTGAAGACGCCTTAGTTTTCAGTTCGGGTTATTTAGCTAACCTGGGAGCGATTACAGCCTTAGTTGGACAGCGAGATCTAATTTTAGGAGATGAATATAACCACTCTAGTTTAAAGCAGGGAGCAAAGCTCAGCCAAGCACAAACTATCGAATATACTCATAACTGTGTGGAGGAGCTAGAAGATCATTTGCGCGGTGAACGACACAAATACCGTCGCTGTCTAATTTCGACTGATGCCATTTTTAGCATGGATGGAGATATCTGTCAACTCCCACAATTAATTGCTTTAGCCGAAGCTTACGACGCGATGTTGTTGTTAGATGAAGCCCACGCTACGGGGGTGATGGGCAAAAATGGAGCCGGTTGTGTAGAGTATTTTAACTGTACCAAGAAACCATTAATACAGGTAGGAACATTGAGTAAAGCTTTAGGGAGTCTGGGGGGTTACGTAGCGGGTAGTAGAATGTTAATTGATTTTTTGCGCAACCGTGCTTCAACTTGGATTTATACTACCGGTTTATCCCCAGCTGATACCGGTGCTGCTTTAGCTGGAGTAAAAATTAGTCAGAGCGAACCAGAAAGAAGAACCGCTTTATGGCAAAATGTGGCTTATTTGCGCTCAAAACTGCAGGAATATCCCTTAAAGTTACTCCCATCTCAATCTCCGATTATCTGTCTAAGTTGCTCTAAGCCTCAACAAGCTTTGGATTTAGCCGCTAAACTGCGACAAGGGGGAATTCTCGCTCCCGCTATTCGTCCTCCTACAGTACCATCTAGTCGGGTGCGTTTATCTGTGATGGCTACGCACACAAGGGAACACCTAGAGCGATTGCTAAAGTACTTATATCATTAA
- a CDS encoding DUF1823 family protein: protein MSELPPLNQDTIGSILSEELDDCTVNQLVWYYLGYRYHECSNTWDNSLVAEDWKREYPEPPDFIANRPPVVKLTRSIPPQGKQLLKEQLGFKGYKIGEFGPRQTRRATMANWLLSYLHQNNPHV from the coding sequence ATGTCTGAGCTACCACCCCTTAACCAAGATACTATCGGAAGTATCCTCTCTGAAGAGCTCGATGATTGTACAGTAAATCAATTGGTTTGGTATTATCTTGGCTATCGTTATCATGAGTGTAGTAATACTTGGGATAATTCCCTAGTTGCAGAGGATTGGAAACGAGAGTATCCCGAACCTCCTGATTTTATCGCTAACCGTCCCCCCGTAGTTAAGTTGACCCGCTCTATTCCCCCCCAGGGAAAGCAACTTTTAAAAGAACAATTAGGGTTTAAAGGTTATAAAATAGGGGAATTTGGACCCAGACAGACGCGCCGAGCTACTATGGCTAACTGGTTATTAAGTTACTTGCATCAAAATAATCCTCATGTCTAG
- a CDS encoding type II toxin-antitoxin system VapC family toxin encodes MGTRYLIDTHIFLWWLFDDSKLSKKSREIIQDKKNDIFVSTVSAWEISTKYRIGKLPEVKELINNYNQVLESAEFVVLAITNTHAMRAGLLEIAHRDPFDRMLMAQAEIEQMIIITYDSAFKNGIVKIINE; translated from the coding sequence ATGGGAACAAGATATTTAATAGATACACATATTTTTCTCTGGTGGTTATTTGATGATTCTAAACTGAGTAAAAAAAGCAGAGAAATAATTCAAGATAAAAAAAACGATATTTTTGTTAGTACTGTTTCAGCATGGGAGATATCGACTAAATATCGAATAGGAAAACTTCCAGAGGTAAAAGAGCTAATCAATAATTATAATCAAGTTTTGGAAAGTGCTGAATTTGTAGTACTAGCAATTACTAATACTCATGCAATGAGAGCAGGATTGTTAGAAATTGCTCATAGAGACCCATTTGATAGAATGCTTATGGCTCAGGCTGAAATAGAGCAGATGATTATTATTACTTACGATTCTGCCTTTAAGAATGGTATTGTTAAAATAATTAATGAGTAA
- a CDS encoding type II toxin-antitoxin system Phd/YefM family antitoxin, with the protein MTIHINQQDAENNFPKLLSKVLEGEEIIISMNGKEIAKILPCQNQENKDSSKEYRKTGLLKGKLSESFFEPLPEEELKLWEQDI; encoded by the coding sequence ATGACAATTCATATAAATCAACAAGATGCTGAAAATAATTTTCCGAAATTACTTTCTAAAGTTTTAGAAGGGGAAGAAATAATCATTTCAATGAATGGAAAAGAGATAGCGAAAATTTTGCCTTGCCAAAATCAAGAGAATAAAGATAGCAGTAAAGAGTATCGGAAAACAGGGTTATTAAAAGGGAAATTAAGTGAGTCGTTTTTTGAACCTCTACCAGAAGAAGAATTGAAATTATGGGAACAAGATATTTAA
- a CDS encoding ParA family protein — MGYIISTVNMKGGVGKTTLTVNLATCLAKNHQKKVLVVDLDAQISATLSMMAPQEFAQLRKKRKTISYLIEKHIRPKSRSNLTIEDIICPNICGFSGLELLPGDLELYDEYLVSQTLHQSALDKEIDDFAQVWNQFERLLISSILAPIQDKYDFILLDCAPGYNLLTRSGIAASDYYLLPARPEPLSLVGIQLLERRIAKLKESHLEKDPVNLNLLGIIFILSGGTLIGRYYNQVMRRVKSDFSPEQLFDNSIPMDINVAKAVDSFTPVVLDSPNSAGSKAFVKLTQEFLSKITNR; from the coding sequence ATGGGATATATTATCAGTACGGTGAACATGAAGGGAGGTGTCGGTAAAACTACATTAACTGTTAACTTAGCTACCTGTTTAGCCAAAAATCATCAAAAAAAAGTATTAGTAGTCGATCTAGATGCTCAAATTAGTGCTACTCTCAGTATGATGGCTCCTCAAGAATTTGCTCAGCTTCGGAAAAAACGCAAAACTATCAGCTACCTGATTGAGAAGCACATTCGCCCTAAAAGTAGAAGTAATTTAACCATAGAAGATATTATTTGTCCCAATATCTGCGGTTTCTCCGGACTAGAATTATTACCAGGAGATTTGGAGCTTTACGACGAATACTTAGTATCTCAAACTCTACATCAATCCGCTCTAGATAAAGAAATCGATGATTTTGCACAAGTCTGGAATCAGTTCGAAAGATTACTTATTTCTAGTATCTTAGCCCCTATTCAGGATAAATACGATTTTATACTACTAGACTGTGCACCCGGATACAATTTATTAACTCGTAGTGGCATCGCGGCTAGTGATTATTACTTACTGCCAGCTCGTCCCGAACCCTTGTCTTTAGTAGGTATTCAGTTATTAGAGAGAAGAATAGCTAAGCTCAAAGAAAGCCATCTTGAAAAGGATCCAGTTAATCTCAATTTATTGGGAATAATTTTTATTCTCTCAGGAGGAACTCTCATCGGTAGGTATTATAACCAAGTGATGAGAAGAGTCAAGAGCGATTTTAGCCCTGAACAACTATTTGATAATTCTATTCCTATGGATATTAACGTCGCTAAAGCCGTAGATTCTTTTACACCCGTAGTTTTGGATAGTCCTAATTCGGCAGGATCTAAAGCTTTTGTTAAGTTGACGCAAGAGTTTTTAAGTAAAATTACTAATCGTTAG
- a CDS encoding helix-turn-helix domain-containing protein → MVGVCGLKIKEAKSELREILSTQKNAVDYKKIQALYLMKTGQADTVTTVSELLGVHRVTVQKWFKKYREQGIDGLLTSKKSTGRPSIVSQSTLLELEEKLNRASGCFKSYEDVHAWLQEKHGVDANYKTIYGLLRYKLKVNLKADQINPLVQEA, encoded by the coding sequence ATGGTAGGAGTGTGTGGTCTAAAAATCAAAGAAGCAAAATCCGAGTTACGTGAGATTTTGTCGACCCAAAAAAACGCTGTTGATTATAAAAAAATACAAGCTCTATATTTAATGAAAACCGGTCAAGCGGATACAGTAACAACAGTATCTGAATTATTAGGGGTACACAGAGTAACCGTACAGAAATGGTTTAAAAAATATAGAGAGCAAGGAATCGACGGTTTATTAACTAGTAAAAAAAGCACGGGACGCCCCTCCATCGTCTCACAATCGACCTTGTTAGAATTGGAAGAAAAGCTAAACCGTGCTTCAGGATGCTTTAAGTCTTACGAAGATGTACACGCCTGGCTGCAAGAAAAACACGGGGTAGACGCCAACTATAAAACGATCTATGGTTTACTCAGATACAAGCTCAAAGTTAATCTAAAAGCAGATCAGATCAATCCCTTAGTGCAAGAAGCTTAA